Proteins from a genomic interval of Paenibacillus sp. RC334:
- the dnaI gene encoding primosomal protein DnaI, with protein sequence MESLGDLLQQMQNPSFRQRTRNVADQVLNDPLVQEFCAAHQDIDETQLRLNMSMLFQYARDRRNCDNCPGLEQCPNDFQGHFCKLGVEYPNGTAEMVDIRTPCAKLVASQHEQRVRQRIKSFYVDERALLEGYNALEIARKDAQRMPAVTQLFRYIEETKSQGLSKKGLYLEGTFGTGKTFLMGYLLHELALSGLNGVIVYMPDFVEDLKSMIQEGQKLKETTEMLKNCDLLVFDDIGAENLSPWVRDHVMGSILNYRMNRKPTFYTSNYSLQGLEKHLSFTSKDGEELYKGQRLMDRIRPFVDVITVKGKNQRG encoded by the coding sequence TTGGAATCACTGGGCGATTTGCTACAGCAGATGCAGAACCCTTCGTTTCGCCAGCGCACGCGCAATGTGGCCGATCAGGTTCTCAATGATCCGCTGGTGCAGGAATTTTGTGCTGCGCATCAAGATATTGACGAAACACAACTGCGATTAAACATGAGTATGCTTTTTCAGTATGCCCGGGATCGTCGAAATTGCGACAATTGTCCGGGACTCGAACAGTGTCCTAACGATTTTCAGGGACATTTTTGCAAGCTGGGCGTAGAATACCCAAATGGTACAGCCGAAATGGTGGACATCCGTACCCCTTGCGCCAAACTGGTAGCTTCACAGCACGAACAGCGGGTGCGTCAGCGGATTAAAAGCTTTTATGTGGATGAGCGTGCGCTCTTGGAAGGCTATAATGCCCTTGAGATTGCACGTAAGGATGCACAACGTATGCCCGCAGTCACACAACTATTCCGTTACATCGAAGAAACGAAAAGCCAGGGTTTATCCAAAAAAGGACTCTACCTGGAAGGTACGTTTGGTACGGGTAAGACCTTTTTAATGGGATATCTGCTGCACGAGCTGGCCCTGTCCGGACTGAACGGTGTGATTGTGTATATGCCTGATTTTGTGGAGGACTTAAAGTCCATGATTCAGGAAGGGCAGAAGCTGAAGGAAACGACTGAAATGCTTAAAAATTGTGATCTGCTCGTATTTGACGACATTGGAGCCGAAAATTTGAGTCCATGGGTACGGGATCATGTGATGGGCTCGATTTTAAATTATCGAATGAACCGCAAACCTACCTTTTATACTTCGAATTATTCGTTGCAAGGGCTGGAGAAGCATCTGAGCTTTACGAGCAAGGACGGTGAGGAATTGTACAAGGGACAGCGTTTGATGGACCGGATTCGCCCTTTTGTAGATGTCATTACCGTTAAAGGGAAAAATC
- a CDS encoding DnaD domain protein has protein sequence MRMKNLLHYTENHRYCVYREFGLSALDELMLGSVYQPMVGAFAVSLYRLLFQHVPVGQIGYSPLEQQRRLFLTLGLEPSEKGRKHLIEQTSKLEAVGLLQTSRLYAPETDDYMYEYEMQPPLAPADFFRTQHLTLLLRDKIGKFAVLSLRESLWSSESAEWSQSSYNKENISIPFYELFELNTHVIDYELEQALSEVSSGRHNGALAAESEEGLNYADIILRFPRESVNRKHVERLRFEHEQLGMVNYVVRKFDLSVQDISRLLDEDGVFTEAGDLLLDELQLRASQHSRQDRKRQEEQQVQAAKVVALRQREAATSEEPPAEQAVEMEFYVEVPPQFTAKCDIHQYNMMLRNEPYRRLLQTFFPGTVPGNLLDIFEKIDISYKLPGEVINVLIHYLMSLLVSGSDQRINRNFVEAVASNMLLKQVSTYEKAVQYIRDQAKVKGKQSAASPSGGRSRSYAKNNGPSKPSIPIVQDHPAEEPVSEEELDELLRLAERMQSGKQKKV, from the coding sequence ATGCGGATGAAAAACCTGCTGCACTATACTGAGAACCACCGCTACTGCGTTTATCGGGAATTCGGCTTGAGCGCACTGGATGAATTGATGCTGGGAAGCGTCTATCAGCCGATGGTAGGCGCATTTGCGGTCAGCCTGTATCGGCTATTGTTCCAGCATGTGCCAGTCGGACAGATCGGTTATTCGCCGCTGGAGCAGCAGCGTCGTCTTTTTCTGACACTAGGGCTGGAGCCGAGTGAGAAGGGACGCAAGCATCTAATTGAACAGACCTCCAAGCTGGAGGCTGTCGGTCTGTTGCAGACGTCCAGGCTGTATGCACCGGAAACGGACGACTATATGTATGAATATGAGATGCAGCCACCGCTTGCACCTGCCGATTTTTTCAGGACGCAGCATCTTACTCTTTTGTTGAGAGACAAAATTGGCAAGTTTGCGGTGCTTTCTCTGCGAGAATCGCTGTGGAGCAGCGAATCTGCGGAATGGTCGCAATCTTCCTATAATAAAGAGAATATATCTATTCCGTTTTACGAGTTATTTGAGCTGAACACCCATGTCATTGATTACGAGTTGGAGCAGGCGCTTTCCGAGGTGTCTTCGGGCCGTCACAATGGGGCTTTGGCCGCAGAGTCGGAGGAAGGGCTGAATTATGCAGACATCATTCTCCGTTTTCCGCGTGAATCCGTTAATCGCAAGCATGTAGAGCGTCTGCGTTTTGAGCACGAGCAGTTAGGCATGGTCAATTACGTTGTTCGCAAATTTGACTTATCTGTACAGGACATCAGCCGCTTGCTGGATGAGGACGGTGTTTTTACCGAAGCGGGCGATTTGCTGCTAGACGAGCTTCAACTCCGGGCCAGCCAGCATTCCAGACAGGATCGGAAGCGTCAGGAGGAACAGCAGGTGCAGGCCGCCAAAGTGGTTGCTCTGCGTCAGAGAGAAGCTGCCACTTCGGAAGAGCCTCCTGCGGAGCAGGCCGTGGAAATGGAGTTCTATGTGGAAGTTCCACCACAGTTCACAGCTAAATGCGACATTCACCAATATAATATGATGCTGCGCAACGAGCCTTATCGTCGTTTGTTGCAAACCTTTTTCCCCGGCACGGTTCCCGGTAACCTGCTGGATATATTCGAAAAGATTGATATCAGCTACAAGTTGCCCGGTGAAGTCATCAATGTACTTATCCATTATTTAATGTCCCTGCTGGTATCAGGAAGCGATCAGCGGATCAACCGAAACTTTGTCGAGGCCGTCGCTTCCAATATGCTGTTAAAGCAGGTAAGTACCTACGAAAAGGCCGTTCAATATATACGTGACCAAGCCAAGGTAAAAGGCAAGCAGTCCGCTGCCTCTCCTTCCGGCGGCCGTTCCCGTTCGTATGCCAAAAACAACGGCCCATCCAAGCCATCCATTCCCATCGTACAGGATCATCCTGCCGAGGAACCGGTATCCGAGGAAGAACTGGATGAATTGCTGCGCCTGGCCGAACGAATGCAATCCGGCAAGCAAAAAAAGGTGTAG
- the hemQ gene encoding hydrogen peroxide-dependent heme synthase: MNQHQPQQPPSTPNEVASTLEGWYALHDFRSINWTAWKTADDEERAGALDELQEFMKEWSVTEEAGLGSSAVYTVIGQKADFVMLHLRETLEDLNKLENDFNKTTFAKYTTKTYSYVSVVELSNYLSKEEDPMQNPQIVARLKPVLNKARYICFYPMNKKRDLDDNWYMLSMDERRTLMRSHGLIGRSYAGRVKQIISGSIGFDDWEWGVTLFADDALQFKKLIYEMRFDEVSARYGEFGSFYVGSVLNEETFEDMLKL; this comes from the coding sequence GTGAACCAACATCAACCTCAACAACCCCCATCAACGCCAAATGAAGTAGCATCCACGCTGGAAGGCTGGTATGCACTTCACGATTTCCGATCCATCAACTGGACGGCATGGAAAACAGCAGACGATGAAGAACGCGCCGGGGCGCTGGACGAGCTTCAAGAGTTTATGAAGGAATGGAGCGTTACCGAGGAAGCGGGTCTGGGCAGCTCTGCCGTATATACTGTAATCGGACAAAAGGCTGATTTTGTAATGTTACATCTACGCGAAACGCTGGAAGATCTCAACAAACTCGAAAATGATTTTAACAAAACAACCTTTGCCAAATATACGACTAAAACCTACTCTTACGTGAGTGTGGTCGAGCTGAGCAACTATTTGAGCAAAGAAGAAGATCCGATGCAAAATCCGCAAATTGTTGCACGTCTGAAGCCTGTTTTGAACAAGGCTCGATATATTTGCTTCTATCCGATGAACAAAAAACGCGATCTGGATGACAACTGGTACATGCTTTCGATGGACGAGCGTCGCACTCTGATGCGCAGCCACGGTTTGATCGGACGCAGCTACGCTGGCAGAGTGAAGCAAATCATTTCCGGTTCTATCGGCTTCGACGATTGGGAATGGGGTGTCACGCTGTTCGCCGACGACGCACTTCAATTTAAAAAGCTGATCTACGAAATGCGTTTTGACGAAGTCAGCGCCCGTTACGGCGAGTTCGGCTCCTTCTATGTCGGCAGCGTCCTGAACGAAGAAACATTTGAAGACATGTTAAAGCTATAA
- a CDS encoding ABC transporter permease produces MKAFIEEWKLLISGKLVFVMLLVPIVVSASLGFVFKNNQLNDASVAVVDLDHSNYSRQLINKLNASQYIDVRYVQENETDPNLLLYNEKFFAVIYLPAGLEENRVKGVQSNIGFYVDNTVGLATGNLRSAVTEIIATENAMLAGGGLRGMGMSDSQVTGLTSNMLLQQRLLYNPTNVTLMTSVMGFMNTVMISLIGAAALTIVPRLREEGRLKDELQHSYGLILRVIPYAVVGCVSFFLSIGLLKQIGGLRFEANVWQMSIPFLLYTITLGLFAMVLGWSAANPGKASPRLMLLILPSFMLSGAQLPVAMLPPSLQYVSNILPLTWHFKFLRGMGFKGGSLKYFIPEVGGFLILLSALLLLIFILIALEKRKLAKSEDAAVVVEPVLH; encoded by the coding sequence ATGAAGGCGTTTATAGAAGAATGGAAGCTATTGATCAGCGGCAAGCTGGTATTCGTTATGCTGCTCGTCCCGATTGTCGTATCGGCATCTTTAGGGTTTGTTTTTAAAAACAATCAGCTTAATGATGCCTCTGTGGCTGTAGTCGATTTAGATCATAGCAATTATAGCCGACAGCTTATTAATAAATTAAATGCATCCCAGTATATTGATGTACGTTATGTGCAAGAGAATGAAACCGATCCGAATTTACTCTTATATAATGAAAAGTTTTTTGCAGTGATTTATCTTCCGGCAGGTCTGGAGGAGAATAGAGTTAAGGGAGTCCAGAGCAACATCGGCTTTTATGTAGATAACACGGTCGGGCTGGCTACAGGGAATCTGCGGTCGGCGGTGACGGAGATCATTGCCACGGAAAATGCGATGCTGGCTGGTGGTGGACTAAGGGGCATGGGAATGAGTGACAGCCAGGTTACAGGGCTTACCTCCAATATGCTACTCCAGCAGCGTCTGCTGTATAATCCGACCAATGTTACTTTGATGACCTCGGTTATGGGGTTCATGAATACGGTCATGATTTCACTGATTGGTGCTGCTGCGCTGACGATTGTTCCTCGCTTACGGGAGGAAGGACGATTAAAAGATGAGCTGCAGCATTCATACGGTCTGATTCTGAGGGTCATACCGTATGCGGTAGTTGGATGTGTATCCTTTTTTCTATCCATTGGTTTGCTCAAGCAGATCGGCGGACTCCGTTTTGAGGCCAATGTATGGCAAATGAGTATTCCGTTTCTACTGTACACGATTACTTTGGGTTTGTTTGCAATGGTTCTGGGATGGAGTGCGGCTAATCCGGGAAAAGCTTCCCCGCGTCTCATGCTGCTTATATTGCCTTCGTTTATGCTGAGTGGTGCTCAATTGCCGGTAGCTATGCTACCTCCATCGTTGCAGTATGTAAGTAACATTCTTCCATTAACCTGGCATTTCAAGTTTTTGAGAGGGATGGGATTCAAGGGCGGAAGCTTGAAGTATTTCATTCCTGAGGTTGGAGGATTTTTGATCCTGTTAAGTGCTTTGTTGCTTCTGATCTTTATTCTGATTGCTCTGGAGAAAAGAAAGCTGGCAAAAAGCGAGGATGCAGCTGTAGTGGTTGAACCTGTGTTACACTAA
- a CDS encoding biotin/lipoyl-binding protein yields MNKKIIVYVILIAALGTGGTLMAMSGKDAVSMAATQKNTLLTADTVNAAFQGVGGRVNTIEVKEEQQVKKGDVLMTLDPVDLDLQIEKLKTDIAQADVKIKQAKDGLQNQSEKISTSEKQGQLDIQAAQAGESLLNQGTRVEDIQKQKLAIEAAQQSLDASLTGVETSKRNAEIAQKTVTSRQQALELAKINYNRIKALYDAGAGTKAELDNAKNQLDSAQIVLDTARDQVEIANNQITAASKQSDIAKNSIAQQQTALEKMEAGATAEEREQARIKTEKAKEALTQTSQTRKDVKNSEYNVDLLAQQKQALSVQLKTLELQRGRTVLKASADGKVSRIVPKMGEIVATGATGVVIETNHLYYDIYVDEDSISQFKAGGNVASHVVALDKNIQGKVRYVTSAPQYTNMRMSRDKGLSDISSFQVRVDVQRTPELLPGMTIEVVTK; encoded by the coding sequence ATGAATAAGAAGATCATTGTGTACGTTATACTTATTGCCGCGCTAGGTACTGGAGGTACGCTGATGGCTATGAGCGGCAAGGATGCTGTGAGTATGGCTGCCACACAAAAAAACACGCTGCTTACGGCAGATACCGTAAATGCTGCCTTTCAGGGCGTTGGGGGAAGAGTGAACACCATTGAGGTGAAGGAGGAACAACAGGTGAAAAAAGGGGATGTGCTCATGACCCTCGATCCTGTGGACCTCGACCTGCAAATTGAGAAATTAAAAACGGATATCGCGCAGGCTGATGTAAAAATAAAGCAGGCTAAAGACGGACTGCAAAATCAGTCAGAGAAAATTTCGACTTCAGAAAAACAGGGGCAACTGGATATTCAGGCTGCGCAAGCGGGAGAATCCCTGTTGAACCAAGGCACACGTGTGGAGGATATCCAGAAGCAAAAGCTGGCTATTGAAGCGGCGCAGCAATCGTTGGACGCATCTCTGACAGGAGTGGAGACATCCAAGAGAAATGCAGAGATCGCGCAAAAGACAGTGACCTCCAGACAACAGGCGCTGGAACTGGCTAAAATCAATTACAACCGTATTAAAGCTTTGTACGATGCTGGGGCTGGAACCAAGGCGGAGCTGGATAACGCTAAAAACCAACTGGATTCTGCACAAATTGTGCTAGATACAGCCCGGGATCAGGTGGAGATTGCCAATAATCAGATTACTGCGGCCAGCAAACAATCCGACATTGCTAAAAATAGTATCGCCCAGCAGCAAACCGCTCTGGAAAAAATGGAGGCAGGTGCAACCGCAGAGGAACGCGAACAGGCCCGCATCAAAACAGAAAAGGCCAAGGAAGCACTAACCCAGACCTCCCAAACACGTAAAGATGTTAAAAATAGTGAATACAACGTGGATCTTCTGGCTCAACAAAAGCAGGCATTAAGCGTTCAGCTCAAAACCTTGGAATTGCAGCGCGGACGTACGGTGCTGAAGGCATCCGCAGACGGTAAAGTGTCCCGCATTGTTCCCAAGATGGGAGAAATCGTTGCTACGGGGGCAACAGGCGTCGTTATTGAAACCAACCACCTATACTATGATATTTATGTGGATGAGGATTCCATCTCACAGTTTAAAGCAGGGGGAAATGTGGCTTCACATGTCGTAGCTTTAGACAAAAATATCCAGGGCAAGGTGAGATACGTTACCTCTGCTCCGCAGTATACCAACATGAGAATGAGCCGGGATAAAGGTTTGTCGGATATAAGCTCCTTCCAGGTAAGGGTAGATGTTCAGCGAACACCTGAATTATTACCTGGAATGACGATAGAGGTTGTGACGAAATGA
- a CDS encoding MarR family transcriptional regulator: protein MYSDFNFKGDPKKINLLAEKFPHVDPQSLSTLALFMQTAHEVYNGVCSRLSEYGLSIGSLKILIPLYLHERALTPSELAEYSGVTRSTVTSVIDKLERDGIIRRSTLADRRMTAISLTEEGRQLMTERIPMFIQLFSDLLKEFTKEDHVHFAGMLQKLSTGVERIKRE from the coding sequence TTGTATTCTGATTTTAACTTCAAGGGTGATCCCAAAAAGATAAATTTATTGGCAGAAAAATTTCCCCATGTGGACCCCCAATCGTTGAGTACGCTAGCGCTTTTCATGCAGACAGCTCATGAAGTATACAATGGTGTGTGCTCCAGACTGTCCGAATATGGACTATCGATTGGAAGTCTGAAAATTTTAATTCCGCTGTATCTGCATGAACGTGCATTGACTCCATCTGAACTGGCCGAATATTCAGGAGTAACACGGTCAACCGTAACCAGTGTAATCGACAAGCTGGAACGTGACGGTATCATCCGAAGAAGTACGCTGGCGGATCGCCGTATGACCGCAATCTCCTTGACTGAGGAAGGAAGACAGTTAATGACGGAAAGAATTCCGATGTTCATTCAGCTTTTTTCCGATTTATTGAAGGAATTTACGAAGGAAGATCATGTCCACTTCGCGGGGATGCTACAGAAGCTTTCCACAGGTGTGGAGCGAATAAAACGGGAATAA
- a CDS encoding NAD(P)/FAD-dependent oxidoreductase: MSSIPKIVIVGAGYGGILTAQQLQKELKHNEADVTLINRHDYHYITTHLHMPAAGTDTIEHSRIPISQLIDEFKVDLIKGTVKDIIPKEKKIVLEDGSLSYDYLVIGLGGEPETFGIQGMDKFALTIRSINSVRLIREHVEYQLALYKNDGNPGRLNFVVGGAGFSGIEFVAELADRLPQLARAYDIDFNRIQIINVEAAPTALPGFDPELVEYAMDVLKRKGVTFRIGVPIKECLEDGVIVGEGEKIEACTVVWTGGIRGNGLIEKAGFEVMRGRVKIDDFLRAPGHDDIFIIGDSSLMFNPEGRPYPPTAQIAMQQGVLCAKNLAATLRKKELHKFVFSNKGTVASLGKGEAVAVVGNRKIKGWIAAQLKKIVDIRYLFIIGGIPLVLKKGRFF, translated from the coding sequence ATGAGCAGTATTCCCAAAATTGTCATTGTGGGTGCCGGGTATGGCGGTATTTTGACGGCTCAGCAATTGCAAAAGGAGCTCAAGCACAACGAGGCGGATGTCACGCTGATTAACCGCCATGATTACCACTATATAACAACGCATCTCCACATGCCCGCAGCGGGTACGGATACGATTGAGCATTCACGTATTCCGATTTCGCAGCTGATCGATGAGTTCAAAGTGGATCTAATCAAAGGGACGGTTAAGGATATCATACCGAAGGAGAAAAAAATCGTGCTGGAGGATGGATCGCTATCCTACGATTATCTGGTAATCGGGCTGGGCGGAGAACCGGAAACCTTCGGTATTCAGGGGATGGATAAGTTCGCGCTTACAATTCGAAGCATTAACTCGGTCCGCTTGATCCGTGAGCATGTCGAATACCAGCTTGCTTTGTATAAAAATGATGGAAACCCCGGACGGCTGAATTTTGTAGTCGGAGGTGCGGGCTTTAGCGGCATTGAATTTGTGGCGGAGCTGGCGGATCGTCTGCCACAATTGGCGAGAGCCTATGATATTGACTTTAACCGGATTCAAATCATTAACGTCGAGGCGGCTCCTACGGCATTGCCGGGCTTCGATCCGGAACTGGTAGAATACGCGATGGATGTCCTTAAGCGCAAGGGCGTTACCTTCCGCATCGGTGTTCCAATTAAGGAATGTCTTGAGGACGGCGTCATTGTTGGTGAGGGTGAGAAAATCGAAGCCTGCACGGTCGTATGGACTGGAGGTATTCGTGGTAACGGCCTGATCGAGAAAGCCGGATTTGAAGTGATGCGCGGACGGGTGAAGATCGACGATTTTCTACGCGCACCGGGCCATGACGACATTTTTATTATCGGGGACAGTTCTTTAATGTTTAATCCCGAAGGACGCCCGTATCCGCCGACCGCCCAAATTGCAATGCAGCAAGGGGTACTCTGCGCGAAGAATCTGGCAGCTACGCTTCGTAAAAAGGAGCTGCACAAGTTTGTATTTTCCAACAAAGGCACGGTTGCTTCTCTTGGAAAAGGGGAGGCTGTCGCCGTCGTGGGCAATCGCAAAATAAAGGGCTGGATAGCCGCGCAACTGAAAAAAATTGTGGATATCCGTTATCTGTTTATCATTGGCGGGATTCCGTTGGTGCTGAAAAAGGGACGTTTTTTCTAA
- a CDS encoding NAD(P)/FAD-dependent oxidoreductase, which produces MTAQSTGAELRDLIIIGGGPAGIFAAFYGGMRQASVTLIESMPQLGGQLAALYPEKYIYDVAGFPKVTAQELVNNLVQQMNHFNPEVQLEEKVVSLEKKEERHFIVKTDKGGEYHGKAVIITAGVGAFEPRRLELPGADRFEKTNLHYFVSDLSKFAGRKVLISGGGDSAVDWALMLEPIAEQVTLIHRRDKFRAHEHSVENLLASKVNVVTPTEITELHGEDSITKVTLAHVKTKETQEIEVDDVIVNFGFVSTLGPIAEWGIEIESNSIVVDSRQETNIPGIFAAGDITTYPGKLKLIAVGFGEAPTAVNNAKVYVDPDAKLSPGHSSNMKL; this is translated from the coding sequence GTGACAGCTCAATCCACAGGTGCGGAGCTCCGCGATCTGATTATCATCGGAGGCGGTCCAGCCGGTATTTTCGCTGCTTTCTACGGGGGAATGCGTCAGGCATCCGTCACCTTAATTGAAAGTATGCCCCAACTCGGAGGCCAGCTTGCAGCCCTTTATCCTGAAAAATATATTTATGACGTCGCTGGCTTTCCTAAAGTGACTGCACAGGAACTGGTCAACAATCTGGTTCAGCAGATGAACCACTTTAATCCAGAAGTACAGTTAGAAGAGAAAGTCGTATCATTAGAGAAAAAGGAAGAACGCCACTTCATCGTAAAAACAGATAAAGGCGGCGAGTATCACGGTAAAGCGGTCATTATTACCGCTGGCGTGGGTGCTTTCGAGCCACGCAGACTGGAACTGCCGGGCGCAGATCGTTTTGAAAAAACGAACCTGCATTACTTTGTCAGCGACCTGAGTAAATTTGCAGGCCGGAAAGTGCTGATCAGCGGCGGCGGCGACTCTGCGGTAGACTGGGCGCTTATGCTGGAACCGATTGCAGAACAGGTTACATTGATTCATCGCCGCGACAAATTCCGTGCGCATGAACACAGTGTAGAAAACCTCCTCGCTTCCAAAGTAAACGTCGTTACACCGACCGAAATTACAGAGCTGCACGGGGAAGACTCGATTACGAAGGTTACCCTTGCTCATGTAAAAACCAAAGAAACTCAGGAAATCGAAGTGGACGATGTGATCGTTAACTTTGGATTTGTATCCACTCTCGGTCCGATTGCCGAATGGGGAATCGAAATCGAAAGTAACTCCATCGTGGTCGATTCCCGTCAGGAAACGAATATTCCCGGCATTTTCGCCGCTGGGGACATTACGACCTATCCAGGCAAGCTCAAGCTGATTGCTGTCGGCTTCGGTGAAGCGCCTACGGCCGTCAACAACGCCAAGGTTTATGTTGATCCGGACGCCAAGCTGTCCCCGGGTCACAGTAGTAACATGAAACTGTAG
- the sda gene encoding sporulation histidine kinase inhibitor Sda encodes MAMLTDEMLLDSYQMAIELKLECDFIALLLAEIHKRNLEMNTAVVLH; translated from the coding sequence ATGGCTATGCTGACGGATGAAATGCTTTTGGATTCCTATCAGATGGCAATCGAGCTTAAACTTGAATGCGACTTCATTGCACTGTTGCTGGCTGAGATCCACAAAAGAAACTTAGAGATGAATACAGCCGTAGTCCTTCATTAG
- a CDS encoding YheC/YheD family protein: protein MRQLASKWLKTKALLRHPYTAVYIPETCLYSEDQLRMMLRRQAFVFIKPVKGGGGIGVMRVARGRREYTCTRMERTYRFSSFGELAVGIGKLRLQRPYLIQQGILLATIQGRPVDYRVKVVKVGQKWVFRSVVARHARPGLVITNLCKGGTLMKGMDALRKIYPRQVATRKRREIVNLTQRCIPVLEKRFPGIGQLGFDYGLDPNGRIWILEVNTRPQ from the coding sequence ATGAGACAACTTGCAAGCAAGTGGTTAAAGACGAAGGCGCTGCTCCGCCATCCGTATACCGCCGTTTATATACCGGAAACGTGTCTGTATAGCGAAGATCAACTGCGCATGATGCTGCGGCGGCAAGCTTTTGTGTTCATAAAGCCTGTGAAGGGCGGCGGTGGAATCGGAGTCATGCGTGTGGCTAGGGGGCGCAGGGAATACACCTGCACGCGCATGGAACGCACATACCGGTTCAGCAGCTTTGGAGAGCTTGCTGTCGGAATCGGAAAGCTCCGGCTCCAGCGTCCGTATTTGATTCAGCAGGGTATTTTGTTGGCTACTATTCAGGGCAGACCGGTTGACTATCGGGTAAAAGTGGTGAAAGTGGGCCAGAAATGGGTTTTCCGGTCGGTGGTTGCACGTCATGCCCGTCCCGGACTGGTCATTACGAACCTGTGCAAAGGGGGAACTTTGATGAAGGGAATGGATGCACTTCGGAAGATTTATCCCCGCCAGGTGGCTACCCGAAAGCGACGTGAAATCGTTAATCTTACACAGCGGTGTATTCCTGTACTGGAGAAAAGATTTCCGGGGATTGGACAATTGGGATTTGATTATGGACTTGATCCGAATGGACGGATATGGATTTTGGAGGTAAACACAAGGCCCCAATAA